AGGCTATATGGCCATCAAAATCATGGACATTTTCAACCAGCTGAGTCTTCCTCTTAGCAACCGCAGTTCCGCAGACCCCATTACCAACCTTGATTCTCACACAGGCCGGTTGGCCCTGAAAAGGCCCGAGTACCATCTCTTCTTCACTATCCATAAGATAAAAACCTACCCAGTTTAACTTAGGGACGAGATTATAAATCAGCGAAGCAGTATTGGCCAGATTAGCAAGCCAATCTCTCTCATCTTTTAATAAAGATTTCAACTGCTTTAAAAAATCTGAATAATATTCTTCTCTTATCATCTTTTCACCCCTAACATATTATTTCATC
This portion of the Halonatronomonas betaini genome encodes:
- a CDS encoding GAF domain-containing protein, with protein sequence MIREEYYSDFLKQLKSLLKDERDWLANLANTASLIYNLVPKLNWVGFYLMDSEEEMVLGPFQGQPACVRIKVGNGVCGTAVAKRKTQLVENVHDFDGHIACDPASKSELVIPLEIEGTIIGVLDIDSPAEARFNREDQDYLEKAVKILIEETDFTPLLERERR